From the genome of Rattus rattus isolate New Zealand chromosome 6, Rrattus_CSIRO_v1, whole genome shotgun sequence:
ACATCTCATAAGCATACCTTCTactctcccattctcctcccctcagGTCCCTTTGTCGTCTCTCTCCCACTTTCATGTCTCTGTTATTTACTTTATCAATTGATTATTTGCACACTTAGTTCAGTCACTGTTGTTGATATGTGCATGGCGTGAGTTCATGCCCCGGCACACGGGCAGAAAATGAGTCTCAGCTCCTTAGCGGCTATCAAATGTTAAAGTCTCTTTAGGTAAAGGATGGGGCTTGGGATGCTTTTACCTCTTCATgctgacatttttctttattttatgtatttatccacttaatataattttacaggtATACTTTGTGTAGTAAACATATCCCCAAAGCAGccctgttccttctcttcctgtccacTTTTTACTCTTCTTCCCCTCATCTACTTGCCTCCTTTGTTCCCACTCATTTATCTTCTTTATTCCCTTCTAATGTAATTTTATAGACACAGTGATAATTTTATATGACCAAAGAAAATTCAAgaaccacaaatgagagaaaacacatgaCATTTGTCTTCCTGAGACTGGCCAAACTCACTTATCATGACCATCTCCAGTTACAAATGGCAACTTTATTCTTCTTCCTGCTTGAAAAAGATTTCTCTTTCTTACATATACACTCTTTTCTTACTCAGGTCTATTGTATTGGAGACTTCCATTGGTTCTATTCCTTATCATGAACAATGCTGTAATAAACATTGATGCATAACTGTCTCTGTGATATGCTGGAATCTTTCACACAaataccctcctcctcctcctcctcctcctcctcctcctcctccttctcttcttcatattCATAATAGCTGTATTAATTTACGTCTACCTAATTCATCAGCATATTGTGTTGGCTCTGCATTTCAAATGATCCAGAATCTGACTACACCTATTCTGCATTATTGCTACTCTTGTCTTTGCACCTGCTTCTGTCATATGTATTTTTGCAAGAGTCTCTGTAGTCTAACTCAGCTTAGGATATGTGGCAATCCCATTAAATTATGGGAGCTATTGATGCTCTTCTGCTCACAGCTCTTTTATGATTTTCTGACTCCCTCCTAGCTTTATAAAATCATGCTGGGATTTTTAAGTGGGATTTTTAATCCTGTACAGGTAGCCATAGCTTTTGTGTGCTCCTGTGTATAGTGACCATATTTCAGCATTTCACAACACATCTCTACATTCttcatattttacattgtttGTGCCCCTCTTCTGGAgttttccctgagccttgaggctAAGAAAGGTTGGAAGAGATGAGTGCTGAGCTGTAGATGGGATGTCTATGTTGTTAGATTTTTGAGAAGTTTCCTCTTTGACTTCAACATACATTTCTAACAGCATAGCATAGGGGCTTCCTGGATCCATATCTTTGCCCTCATTTGTTGCCAATGATACTTTTAATGGTTGACACGGAGAGAGGAGTAGATGGAATCTTAATGTggttatcatttaattttttttatgtgatgaataaaagaagcaaagaatcATACTCTGGAATTCATTCCctttaaattgaaaagaaagcaTCTGGCCTTTAAGAGTTATTATTTTAACTATGGTGTTTCCATGTAATCCTTTCCAGATTAAAGAATTTACCTTGTGTTTTGACTTTTTGAATGTGTGTTTCTTATGAAAAAGTGATTGACTTGTCACTTCCTTTTAATATAGGCAAGAAGagattatatttttcctttatttatttaacattccaCAGTACATTGATTGAGTTTCGTATGTTCAAACTACTGCACCCCTGCAATAAATCTCACTTGGTTATAGTATTTGATGCTGCCTGTTTTCATGTTCTGGTTCTGGTTTTGGTTAAGGCTGTGTGCTTatatacagaagaataaaatggCCTATAATTTGCATTTCCTGTGATATCTTTTTATTAATGACActgacttcatagaaggacttGGTAAATGGTCTCTTTGCTTCTATTTAAAAATCtctataaagaaataatattagttCTTCTTTTAAAACTCTGGTGTAGTTTGCCAAAAATAGCAATGTGGCTTATAGCTTTATCTGGTAAGATTTAaaattactaatttatttttatatgctatAAATTTAGTTAGATCATTTTAATAAGTTGGTAGATTCAGTATTTACAGAAAAATTTCTCTACAGTTGTTCACAGAATCCTCTCacaattctttatgtatttgctAAATTGGAGATGATATCCCTTTACAGTAGTAATTTTAgtgttatttgaatattttcccttgtgtttatgtgtgtatacacttgtgtgtgagtgtgtatagtgGCTGGAGAGGTGAGTATCAGGTGTCCTATTTTATCACTCTGCtctatttccttgagacaggatcctttATTGAAACAGAAGCTTCACCATCGGTCATCATACTTCAGCAAACCTTCTGTTTCCGACCCCTGGATCCCTGGGGTACAAGAGTGTGtgcagccacacccagcttcttaTATCTGCGGTGAGATTCAAATcttggtcctcatgcttgtgaggcaaaTGTTCTTCACGACTGAGCTATCTGCCCAGCACTTCATCTCTATCTCTTTTGTAGACCTGCTGCTGGTCAACCAACCTAACATTTGgtaatcttattgattttctttaaaaagaaaaataacactagCTACCATTAATTCtatcatttttcaatttttgattTCACTTATATATGCATAGTCTATATTATTTTACTTCTTCCATTTTTTCTGGTGTTTAATTAgctttgcttaaaaataaatcatcGGAGAGAAAATGTGAATGATTGATGTAAATAAGAATGAAGAATAGTGTTCTATTCTCTCTCACCCTGTAAATGAAGTGGCTCTCAACAATGGAATTCAATCTAGAAATTGGATTCATAGTGTCCATTATCCATATATAATTTTCCCTGTTATCTTGACACATTTCCAGAGCTAGAATTTAAGCaattacaatattttaaaacaagaattctagccaggcacagtggcacaggcctttaactctggcacttgggagaaagaggcaggtgcACTTCTGTGAATACAAGTTCACCCTAATcgacatagtaagttccaggatacccagagCCACATAGTTATGCTCTatctcaaaaaagtaaacaaacaaataataaataaataaataaataaataaataaataaataaaatcatacttCTAGTTGGGAAATTTCCCTGACTTTTGCTTCAGCTAACCACATGTTTCAGGAGCATGGCCCTACCCAACTCACATTCTCTGTGCCCCTCACACAGATCTCTTCTGCAGTGCTCTGTGGAAGGCTTCCTTCACCTGGGCGTTCCTCAGACTATAGATGAGGGGGTTCAGCATTGGGTTAAAGAGACTGTGGAACAGGGACAAAATTTTCTCCTGCTCCTCTCGCTGATCAGAATCAGGGACCATATAAACCAACATGGCTATTCCAAAGAAGAGCCCCACCACACAGAGATGAGAGGAGCAGGTGGAAAAGGCCTTCCTGCGTCCCTCCTTTGACTGCATTTTCAGAATTGTCCAGAGGATATGTATGTAAGATACAAGCATTGAACAAAGGGGcccaactaaaacaaaaacacatgcagcAAGGATGACGATTTGGTTGATCAAAGTGTCAGCACAGGCCAGCTTGAGAACAGCCAGGATTTCACAGAAGAGGTGGTTTACCTCCTGGGGCCCACAGAAGGGCAGCTTTAGCAGGAGAATTGTGTGAGCCACAGAGAGGATAAATCCACATGACCAGGATgtgacagccagggccacacataCTTTCCAACTCATGATGACAGTATAGTGTAGGGGGTGGCAGATGGCCACAAACCGGTCATAGGACATGGCTGCCAAAATCAAGCATTCTGAAGCAGCAAAGGCCAAATACAAGAATGTCTGTGTGACGCATGGGACAAATGAGATGGTCTTTTTCTGATTTACAA
Proteins encoded in this window:
- the LOC116902854 gene encoding olfactory receptor 2A2-like → MGANQTWVTEFILVGLQLSAGMEMFLFWIFSLLYIFSLLANGIILALICLDPRLHTPMYFFLSHLAILDMSYASNNVPKMLSNLVNQKKTISFVPCVTQTFLYLAFAASECLILAAMSYDRFVAICHPLHYTVIMSWKVCVALAVTSWSCGFILSVAHTILLLKLPFCGPQEVNHLFCEILAVLKLACADTLINQIVILAACVFVLVGPLCSMLVSYIHILWTILKMQSKEGRRKAFSTCSSHLCVVGLFFGIAMLVYMVPDSDQREEQEKILSLFHSLFNPMLNPLIYSLRNAQVKEAFHRALQKRSV